From the genome of Bactrocera oleae isolate idBacOlea1 chromosome 2, idBacOlea1, whole genome shotgun sequence, one region includes:
- the wrd gene encoding serine/threonine-protein phosphatase 2A 56 kDa regulatory subunit gamma isoform isoform X8 gives MSKACIHSLVTELSETDFFNNVFVTTNGIKENNSNNILTTVVAKSSSSSASLTTVELPIAVTGCSSNASTPVSTSSPTTNSTMLTAASAAAIQNIGETARLKRQGFARTKANKDNKNTPPRDGPPPTPITKGLNLSATPIVKKEKRQSSSRYNVTKNCELTALSPLNEKTPANEREQLLIQKLRQCCTLFDFSEPLSDLKWKEVKRAALHEMVEYLSNQNGVITESIYPEAINMFAVNLFRTLPPSSNPNGAEFDPEEDEPTLESSWPHLQFVYELFLRFLESPDFQPNIAKRYIDHQFVLQLLDLFDSEDPRERDFLKTVLHRIYGKFLGLRAFIRKQINNVFYRFIYETEHHNGIAELLEILGSIINGFALPLKEEHKQFLLKVLLPLHKAKSLSVYHPQLTYCVVQFLEKDPSLSEPVIRSLLKFWPKTHSPKEVMFLNELEELLDVIEPAEFQKVMEPLFRQIAKCVSSPHFQVAERALYYWNNEYIMSLIADNSQIILPIMFPALNRNSKTHWNKTIHGLIYNALKLFMEMNQRLFDECSRNYRQEKQLEREKMSQREELWMQVESLAKSNPEWPKMCGQMDNLSISSSQNEFEENENCDLTYDKLEQESRQPQIQQQTAQETREIRGERNKDKPLLRRKSDLPADSGTIRALFEHKRTDDFLKTPPDVNKY, from the exons ATGTCTAAAGCATGCATACATTCATTGGTGACAGAATTATCTGAGACGGATTTCTTTAACAATGTTTTTG tGACAACTAACGGAATCAAAGagaataatagtaataatatattaacaaCTGTAGTGGCAAAATCTTCCTCATCATCAGCGTCACTAACAACAGTGGAGTTACCAATCGCCGTAACAGGGTGCAGTAGCAATGCTAGCACACCTGTATCGACATCATCGCCTACAACCAATTCCACAATGTTAACGGCGGCATCAGCAGCGGCGATCCAAAATATTGGCGAG ACAGCAAGACTAAAGAGGCAAGGATTTGCAAGAACTAAG GCTAATAAGGATAATAAAAACACACCTCCCCGCGATGGTCCACCACCGACACCAATCACCAAAGGCTTAAATTTATCAGCAACGCCAATTGTCAAAAAAGAGAAGCGCCAAAGTAGTTCCCGTTACAATGTTACAAAAAATTGTGAATTAACAGCCTTGAGCCCTCTCAATGAAA AAACCCCCGCAAATGAACGTGAACAACTTTTGATTCAAAAGTTAAGGCAATGTTGCACGCTCTTCGATTTTTCCGAGCCCTTAAGCGATCTAAAATGGAAGGAAGTAAAGCGCGCTGCACTGCACGAAATGGTCGAGTATCTCTCTAACCAGAATGGTGTAATCACGGAGTCAATTTATCCGGAGGCAATAAATATG TTTGCGGTAAATTTATTTCGTACATTACCACCATCATCAAATCCCAACGGCGCTGAATTCGATCCGGAAGAGGATGAGCCTACGCTAGAATCATCGTGGCCCCATTTACAATTTGTCTACGAACTATTTTTGCGTTTCCTCGAATCACCAGATTTTCAGCCGAACATCGCTAAGCGTTATATTGATCACCAATTTGTGTTGCAGCTGTTGGATCTTTTTGATTCGGAGGATCCACGTGAACGTGACTTCCTTAAGACTGTACTGCATCGGATCTATGGAAAGTTTTTGGGTTTAAGAGCATTTATACGCAAACAAATCAATAACGTATTTTATCG ttttatttatgaGACCGAGCATCACAATGGCATTGCTGAACTTTTAGAAATTCTCGGTAGTATTATAAATGGTTTCGCATTACCACTAAAAGAGGAGCACAAACAATTTTTGCTGAAAGTTTTATTACCATTGCACAAAGCGAAAAGCCTATCTGTTTACCATCCGCAATTGACTTATTGCGTTGTGCAGTTTTTGGAGAAAGATCCAAGTTTATCGGAGCCAGTCATAAG gagtcttttaaagttttggccTAAAACGCATAGTCCTAAGGAAGTAATGTTTTTAAACGAGTTGGAGGAGCTGCTTGATGTAATCGAACCGGCTGAATTTCAAAAAGTAATGGAGCCATTATTTCGACAAATCGCCAAATGTGTGTCGTCACCACATTTTCAGGTCGCTGAACGAGCGCTTTATTACTGGAATAACGAGTATATAATGTCGCTGATAGCAGACAATTCGCAGATAATTTTGCCGATAATGTTTCCGGCTTTAAATCGTAATTCAAAAACGCATTGGAATAAAACTATACATGGACTGATTTATAATGCACTAAAATTGTTCATGGAGATGAATCAGCGTCTTTTCGACGAGTGTAGTCGAAACTACCGCCAAGAGAAGCAACt GGAACGTGAAAAGATGTCACAACGTGAAGAGCTTTGGATGCAAGTAGAGTCTTTAGCCAAAAGCAATCCTGAATGGCCTAAAATGTGCGGCCAAATGgataatttaagtatttcaagTAGTCAAAATGAGTTTGAAGAGAATGAGAATTGTGATCTAACTTATGACAAATTGGAACAAGAAAGCAGACAACCGCAGATACAGCAACAAACAGCACAGGAAACTAGAGAG ATACGAGGGGAACGCAATAAAGACAAGCCGTTGTTGCGTCGAAAGTCGGATTTGCCAGCTGATAGTGGCACAATTCGTGCCTTATTCGAACACAAGCGGACAGACGATTTCTTGAAGACTCCTCCAGATGTGAACAAATATTAA
- the wrd gene encoding serine/threonine-protein phosphatase 2A 56 kDa regulatory subunit gamma isoform isoform X6, whose amino-acid sequence MSKACIHSLVTELSETDFFNNVFGICSLFLLTTNGIKENNSNNILTTVVAKSSSSSASLTTVELPIAVTGCSSNASTPVSTSSPTTNSTMLTAASAAAIQNIGETARLKRQGFARTKANKDNKNTPPRDGPPPTPITKGLNLSATPIVKKEKRQSSSRYNVTKNCELTALSPLNEKTPANEREQLLIQKLRQCCTLFDFSEPLSDLKWKEVKRAALHEMVEYLSNQNGVITESIYPEAINMFAVNLFRTLPPSSNPNGAEFDPEEDEPTLESSWPHLQFVYELFLRFLESPDFQPNIAKRYIDHQFVLQLLDLFDSEDPRERDFLKTVLHRIYGKFLGLRAFIRKQINNVFYRFIYETEHHNGIAELLEILGSIINGFALPLKEEHKQFLLKVLLPLHKAKSLSVYHPQLTYCVVQFLEKDPSLSEPVIRSLLKFWPKTHSPKEVMFLNELEELLDVIEPAEFQKVMEPLFRQIAKCVSSPHFQVAERALYYWNNEYIMSLIADNSQIILPIMFPALNRNSKTHWNKTIHGLIYNALKLFMEMNQRLFDECSRNYRQEKQLEREKMSQREELWMQVESLAKSNPEWPKMCGQMDNLSISSSQNEFEENENCDLTYDKLEQESRQPQIQQQTAQETREIRGERNKDKPLLRRKSDLPADSGTIRALFEHKRTDDFLKTPPDVNKY is encoded by the exons ATGTCTAAAGCATGCATACATTCATTGGTGACAGAATTATCTGAGACGGATTTCTTTAACAATGTTTTTGGTATTTGTAGCTTATTTTTGT tGACAACTAACGGAATCAAAGagaataatagtaataatatattaacaaCTGTAGTGGCAAAATCTTCCTCATCATCAGCGTCACTAACAACAGTGGAGTTACCAATCGCCGTAACAGGGTGCAGTAGCAATGCTAGCACACCTGTATCGACATCATCGCCTACAACCAATTCCACAATGTTAACGGCGGCATCAGCAGCGGCGATCCAAAATATTGGCGAG ACAGCAAGACTAAAGAGGCAAGGATTTGCAAGAACTAAG GCTAATAAGGATAATAAAAACACACCTCCCCGCGATGGTCCACCACCGACACCAATCACCAAAGGCTTAAATTTATCAGCAACGCCAATTGTCAAAAAAGAGAAGCGCCAAAGTAGTTCCCGTTACAATGTTACAAAAAATTGTGAATTAACAGCCTTGAGCCCTCTCAATGAAA AAACCCCCGCAAATGAACGTGAACAACTTTTGATTCAAAAGTTAAGGCAATGTTGCACGCTCTTCGATTTTTCCGAGCCCTTAAGCGATCTAAAATGGAAGGAAGTAAAGCGCGCTGCACTGCACGAAATGGTCGAGTATCTCTCTAACCAGAATGGTGTAATCACGGAGTCAATTTATCCGGAGGCAATAAATATG TTTGCGGTAAATTTATTTCGTACATTACCACCATCATCAAATCCCAACGGCGCTGAATTCGATCCGGAAGAGGATGAGCCTACGCTAGAATCATCGTGGCCCCATTTACAATTTGTCTACGAACTATTTTTGCGTTTCCTCGAATCACCAGATTTTCAGCCGAACATCGCTAAGCGTTATATTGATCACCAATTTGTGTTGCAGCTGTTGGATCTTTTTGATTCGGAGGATCCACGTGAACGTGACTTCCTTAAGACTGTACTGCATCGGATCTATGGAAAGTTTTTGGGTTTAAGAGCATTTATACGCAAACAAATCAATAACGTATTTTATCG ttttatttatgaGACCGAGCATCACAATGGCATTGCTGAACTTTTAGAAATTCTCGGTAGTATTATAAATGGTTTCGCATTACCACTAAAAGAGGAGCACAAACAATTTTTGCTGAAAGTTTTATTACCATTGCACAAAGCGAAAAGCCTATCTGTTTACCATCCGCAATTGACTTATTGCGTTGTGCAGTTTTTGGAGAAAGATCCAAGTTTATCGGAGCCAGTCATAAG gagtcttttaaagttttggccTAAAACGCATAGTCCTAAGGAAGTAATGTTTTTAAACGAGTTGGAGGAGCTGCTTGATGTAATCGAACCGGCTGAATTTCAAAAAGTAATGGAGCCATTATTTCGACAAATCGCCAAATGTGTGTCGTCACCACATTTTCAGGTCGCTGAACGAGCGCTTTATTACTGGAATAACGAGTATATAATGTCGCTGATAGCAGACAATTCGCAGATAATTTTGCCGATAATGTTTCCGGCTTTAAATCGTAATTCAAAAACGCATTGGAATAAAACTATACATGGACTGATTTATAATGCACTAAAATTGTTCATGGAGATGAATCAGCGTCTTTTCGACGAGTGTAGTCGAAACTACCGCCAAGAGAAGCAACt GGAACGTGAAAAGATGTCACAACGTGAAGAGCTTTGGATGCAAGTAGAGTCTTTAGCCAAAAGCAATCCTGAATGGCCTAAAATGTGCGGCCAAATGgataatttaagtatttcaagTAGTCAAAATGAGTTTGAAGAGAATGAGAATTGTGATCTAACTTATGACAAATTGGAACAAGAAAGCAGACAACCGCAGATACAGCAACAAACAGCACAGGAAACTAGAGAG ATACGAGGGGAACGCAATAAAGACAAGCCGTTGTTGCGTCGAAAGTCGGATTTGCCAGCTGATAGTGGCACAATTCGTGCCTTATTCGAACACAAGCGGACAGACGATTTCTTGAAGACTCCTCCAGATGTGAACAAATATTAA
- the wrd gene encoding uncharacterized protein wrd isoform X1 — translation MVFNAKYYAGNSAGFKQLSQQHCEQQSHVPQSELCSTKTRHTGSDLKPATTVCGGDSTTSTSITVSTDSVKSSHNHQIQHIKKNGTNINDKKNQTIGCTISSLTEKLENPTLVSIKRCVASNSTTRTSAVTSTSTLPAASLNYYGLGIPKSPSIHSGLDQLASKKNDSYINRPHLSNANSYKDSASPHIVSGDLTKKGIVVTNNGLRFNFTNINEIKAKFLVDETSASETHLANNHNCLTSTMSQHQQRQKVEIQSTVVASQSITTSSNVLSAITTNSIGSGIVSAAVASIYNTSNKSSSTYTYNPNTVASTYVSNSTSSYSSSSSACISISAGTSTPVVGGMRGSGIGGVVVGGVATNSISTAIVTSSTTTTSSSLVATLTQHFSAATSATSLLSTAASSSLTTNNKSSISAAAAIKNILNATKSVGNSAASVATGQATNPAGNGSANVAQNIVSGISISLGIGGSANNNAGKNELSLCSGNSTSLTAKLNNINSSHFQNGDEAHNTMSTGVGNNTCNGGIDGVDNNNCSKDSTSGRGILSPQTLQQITGSPGRARDRNLFHSPSTTSTATPLPLLRETPANEREQLLIQKLRQCCTLFDFSEPLSDLKWKEVKRAALHEMVEYLSNQNGVITESIYPEAINMFAVNLFRTLPPSSNPNGAEFDPEEDEPTLESSWPHLQFVYELFLRFLESPDFQPNIAKRYIDHQFVLQLLDLFDSEDPRERDFLKTVLHRIYGKFLGLRAFIRKQINNVFYRFIYETEHHNGIAELLEILGSIINGFALPLKEEHKQFLLKVLLPLHKAKSLSVYHPQLTYCVVQFLEKDPSLSEPVIRSLLKFWPKTHSPKEVMFLNELEELLDVIEPAEFQKVMEPLFRQIAKCVSSPHFQVAERALYYWNNEYIMSLIADNSQIILPIMFPALNRNSKTHWNKTIHGLIYNALKLFMEMNQRLFDECSRNYRQEKQLEREKMSQREELWMQVESLAKSNPEWPKMCGQMDNLSISSSQNEFEENENCDLTYDKLEQESRQPQIQQQTAQETREIRGERNKDKPLLRRKSDLPADSGTIRALFEHKRTDDFLKTPPDVNKY, via the exons ATGGTATTCAATGCTAAATACTATGCTGGCAACTCAGCCGGTTTTAAGCAACTATCGCAACAACACTGTGAGCAACAATCCCACGTGCCGCAATCCGAACTATGTTCAACAAAAACTCGACATACAGGTAGTGATCTAAAACCAGCGACTACTGTGTGTGGGGGTGACTCCACTACATCAACCTCAATTACTGTATCTACCGATTCAGTGAAATCGAGTCATAATCATCAAATCcagcatattaaaaaaaacggaactaacattaatgacaaaaaaaatcaaactatAGGCTGTACAATTAGCTCTTTAACAGAAAAGCTAGAAAACCCGACATTGGTGTCTATTAAAAGATGTGTTGCATCCAACTCAACAACAAGAACTTCGGCAGTGACATCCACCTCAACACTTCCAGCAGCTAGTTTAAATTATTATGGCTTAGGTATACCCAAGTCGCCGTCAATTCACAGTGGACTTGATCAGTTGGCCAGCAAAAAAAACGACTCTTACATAAATCGACCGCATTTATCAAATGCGAACAGTTATAAAGACAGCGCTAGCCCACACATTGTTAGCGGTGACTTAACAAAGAAAGGAATTGTAGTAACAAACAACGGTTTAAGATTCAATTTCACTAACATTAATGAAATCAAAGCGAAATTTCTAGTTGACGAAACGTCGGCTTCTGAAACACATTTGGCTAATAATCACAATTGTCTTACCTCAACAATGTCACAGCATCAACAACGACAAAAGGTCGAAATACAGTCAACAGTGGTAGCATCGCAATCAATTACAACAAGCAGCAACGTGTTATCAGCTATAACAACAAATTCTATTGGCTCAGGTATAGTTTCCGCTGCCGTTGCATCTATTTACAACACAAGCAACAAATCTTCGTCAACATATACTTATAATCCCAATACCGTAGCCTCTACATACGTTTCCAACAGCACATCCTCATATTCCTCATCGTCATCTGCATGTATATCGATTTCGGCCGGAACAAGTACGCCAGTTGTTGGTGGAATGCGTGGTAGTGGCATTGGCGGTGTTGTCGTTGGCGGGGTTGCCACCAATAGCATCAGCACTGCCATTGTCACCTCATCAACGACGACAACGTCATCTTCACTGGTTGCGACACTGACACAGCACTTTTCAGCGGCCACCTCGGCTACTTCACTGCTTTCAACGGCTGCCTCATCATCATTAACCACTAATAATAAG TCGTCGATTAGTGCAGCCGCCGCAATCAAAAATATTCTCAATGCCACAAAAAGTGTTGGAAACTCGGCTGCATCTGTGGCGACGGGACAAGCGACAAATCCTGCAGGAAATGGCAGCGCAAATGTGGCACAAAATATCGTTAGTGGTATTAGTATATCGTTGGGAATTGGTGGATCAGCGAACAATAACGCCGGTAAAAACGAACTTTCATTATGCAGCGGAAATAGTACATCTTTAacagcaaaattaaataatattaattcgtCCCATTTTCAAAATGGCGACGAAGCGCACAATACCATGAGCACCGGTGTTGGTAACAATACTTGTAACGGCGGAATTGACGGTGTTGATAATAATAACTGTAGCAAGGACAGCACAAGTGGCCGCGGAATCCTATCGCCACAAACTTTACAACAAATCACTGGAAGTCCTGGACGCGCAAGAGACCGCAATCTATTCCATTCACCATCCACAACATCGACGGCCACACCTCTGCCGCTCCTACGAG AAACCCCCGCAAATGAACGTGAACAACTTTTGATTCAAAAGTTAAGGCAATGTTGCACGCTCTTCGATTTTTCCGAGCCCTTAAGCGATCTAAAATGGAAGGAAGTAAAGCGCGCTGCACTGCACGAAATGGTCGAGTATCTCTCTAACCAGAATGGTGTAATCACGGAGTCAATTTATCCGGAGGCAATAAATATG TTTGCGGTAAATTTATTTCGTACATTACCACCATCATCAAATCCCAACGGCGCTGAATTCGATCCGGAAGAGGATGAGCCTACGCTAGAATCATCGTGGCCCCATTTACAATTTGTCTACGAACTATTTTTGCGTTTCCTCGAATCACCAGATTTTCAGCCGAACATCGCTAAGCGTTATATTGATCACCAATTTGTGTTGCAGCTGTTGGATCTTTTTGATTCGGAGGATCCACGTGAACGTGACTTCCTTAAGACTGTACTGCATCGGATCTATGGAAAGTTTTTGGGTTTAAGAGCATTTATACGCAAACAAATCAATAACGTATTTTATCG ttttatttatgaGACCGAGCATCACAATGGCATTGCTGAACTTTTAGAAATTCTCGGTAGTATTATAAATGGTTTCGCATTACCACTAAAAGAGGAGCACAAACAATTTTTGCTGAAAGTTTTATTACCATTGCACAAAGCGAAAAGCCTATCTGTTTACCATCCGCAATTGACTTATTGCGTTGTGCAGTTTTTGGAGAAAGATCCAAGTTTATCGGAGCCAGTCATAAG gagtcttttaaagttttggccTAAAACGCATAGTCCTAAGGAAGTAATGTTTTTAAACGAGTTGGAGGAGCTGCTTGATGTAATCGAACCGGCTGAATTTCAAAAAGTAATGGAGCCATTATTTCGACAAATCGCCAAATGTGTGTCGTCACCACATTTTCAGGTCGCTGAACGAGCGCTTTATTACTGGAATAACGAGTATATAATGTCGCTGATAGCAGACAATTCGCAGATAATTTTGCCGATAATGTTTCCGGCTTTAAATCGTAATTCAAAAACGCATTGGAATAAAACTATACATGGACTGATTTATAATGCACTAAAATTGTTCATGGAGATGAATCAGCGTCTTTTCGACGAGTGTAGTCGAAACTACCGCCAAGAGAAGCAACt GGAACGTGAAAAGATGTCACAACGTGAAGAGCTTTGGATGCAAGTAGAGTCTTTAGCCAAAAGCAATCCTGAATGGCCTAAAATGTGCGGCCAAATGgataatttaagtatttcaagTAGTCAAAATGAGTTTGAAGAGAATGAGAATTGTGATCTAACTTATGACAAATTGGAACAAGAAAGCAGACAACCGCAGATACAGCAACAAACAGCACAGGAAACTAGAGAG ATACGAGGGGAACGCAATAAAGACAAGCCGTTGTTGCGTCGAAAGTCGGATTTGCCAGCTGATAGTGGCACAATTCGTGCCTTATTCGAACACAAGCGGACAGACGATTTCTTGAAGACTCCTCCAGATGTGAACAAATATTAA